A single window of Archangium gephyra DNA harbors:
- a CDS encoding metallophosphoesterase family protein, which yields MSLTHPLRRAGSVALLLSLGACQTPGAASGTGPGEETRVGEPRVLVGAGDIASCESDQDEATAAMLDGIEGTVMTLGDNAYPDGTAEDFQRCYAPSWGRHKQRTRPVPGNHEYHSARAGPYFEYFGEAAGEPGKGYYSYELGEWHVVALNTELPERARAEQERWLREDLEAHPARCTLAYMHRPLFSSGVGRDNAWVKPLWEALYEAGADVVVAGHDHFYERFAPQTPEGQADPERGLRQFVVGTGGMNAYAFSATLPNSEVREAGTFGLMKLTLEEGAYTWEFLPVGGGVRDQGRGTCH from the coding sequence ATGAGCCTGACACATCCGCTGCGCCGCGCGGGGAGCGTGGCGCTGTTGCTGAGCCTCGGCGCCTGCCAGACACCGGGAGCGGCGTCCGGAACGGGCCCGGGAGAGGAGACACGGGTGGGCGAGCCGCGGGTGCTGGTGGGGGCGGGAGACATCGCGAGCTGCGAGTCGGACCAGGACGAGGCGACGGCGGCGATGCTGGATGGAATCGAGGGGACGGTGATGACCCTGGGAGACAACGCCTACCCGGACGGGACGGCGGAGGACTTCCAGCGGTGCTACGCGCCGTCGTGGGGGAGGCACAAGCAGCGGACGAGGCCGGTGCCGGGCAACCACGAGTACCACTCGGCGCGAGCGGGCCCGTACTTCGAGTACTTCGGCGAGGCGGCGGGAGAGCCGGGCAAGGGCTACTACAGCTACGAGCTGGGGGAGTGGCACGTGGTGGCGCTCAACACGGAGCTGCCGGAGAGGGCGCGAGCGGAGCAGGAGCGGTGGCTGCGCGAGGATCTGGAGGCGCATCCGGCGCGGTGCACGCTGGCGTACATGCACCGGCCGCTGTTCAGCTCGGGGGTGGGGCGGGACAACGCGTGGGTGAAGCCGCTGTGGGAGGCGCTGTACGAAGCGGGAGCGGACGTGGTGGTGGCGGGGCACGATCATTTCTACGAGCGCTTCGCCCCGCAGACGCCCGAGGGCCAGGCGGACCCGGAGCGGGGCCTGCGGCAGTTCGTGGTGGGGACGGGGGGAATGAACGCCTACGCCTTCAGCGCGACACTGCCGAACAGCGAGGTGCGCGAGGCGGGCACGTTCGGGTTGATGAAGCTGACGCTGGAGGAGGGCGCGTACACGTGGGAGTTCCTCCCGGTGGGAGGCGGCGTGCGGGACCAGGGGCGAGGCACCTGCCACTGA
- a CDS encoding RHS repeat-associated core domain-containing protein, with product MDRLTLRRVGEQRWEVESAEGLTHELRGVPGEARAGLCRVVRTHNRAGHTVEYEYDGRGHLRWVRDSAGRRVLFECDAAGRLLRVALPHPREPGQITHNQYVYSEAGHLLEARDALGHALRYAYEGGLLVRETDRTGLSFHFEYDGQGPDAWCVRTWGDGGIFDHRLRYDRQAHVTEVTDSLGHTTTYESDGRGVVVREVDALGGEKRKEYDEALRLVSETDALGRATLYEYDARGNCTKVVGPDGASVVLRYNTHNLPEEATDANGGTWRWRHDVRGQLLEELNPLEETRRYEYAGGLRVAEVGAGGERTEYGYDAQCNLTRVRLPTGGQVRLEYDRRGRRVSLRDARGGGQRMQYDLLDRPVRVEGPGREEWEGRYDAEGNLLEERGPLRRVSLGYTGFHWPAWREEAGTRLSWRHDAEGRLVEVKNEVGELYRFTRDELGRVVREEGFDGAAWHYQYDAAGQLRQTLQPSGRTRRFAYDEAGRLTRVEYGDGTFRAFRYQADGALVEAENESGKVTLTRDALGRVVAEKQADGEVTSRYSPSGHRVEVESSLGAHQKLLRDALGAVRGVTYTSPGRPEWAVRMERDAGGLEVSRWMPGGVVATWKHDEAGLPTERRTLVGGETVAQRTWRWRPEEQVASMSDAAHGHTEYLHDTWGRLVGERRPDGSLQHRAMDAVGNLYRHPGMKDRRYGPGGRLQEADGTRYTHDADGNLTEKHTPEGTWRYGWNGAGLLSEVRRPDGVRVHLKYDALARRTRKVVLDAEADGQPAPEREVRFVWDGHVPLHEVASAEDVTTWLFEPESFAPLAREDATGRYAVVTDHLGAPSELYDELGQLAWRMQLDTFGVGKADVALRQCPWRSPGQYEDEETGLLYNRFRYYDPYAGRYISQDPLGLAAGPSLYGYPEDPLSAADPLGLTSCNPRRTHGNSHNSPAPNHVYVIIDTQTGRLVKPGISGRPLNKNGTSPRANQQLNVLNANQPGRYKAEIVEQDVSRLRALEIEQMITDKHAARNAGNIPSTFHRRPGPRVSTRGQYARTYGESDTVSHGGRY from the coding sequence ATGGACCGGCTGACGCTGCGGCGGGTGGGGGAGCAGCGCTGGGAGGTGGAGTCGGCGGAGGGCCTCACGCACGAGCTGCGGGGAGTGCCCGGAGAGGCGCGGGCGGGGCTGTGCCGGGTGGTGCGCACGCACAACCGGGCGGGGCACACGGTGGAGTACGAGTACGACGGGCGGGGCCACCTGAGGTGGGTGAGGGACAGCGCGGGCCGGCGGGTGCTCTTCGAGTGCGACGCGGCGGGACGCCTCCTGCGTGTCGCGCTGCCGCACCCGAGAGAGCCGGGGCAGATCACCCACAACCAGTACGTGTACTCGGAGGCGGGGCACCTGCTGGAGGCGAGGGACGCCCTGGGCCACGCCCTGCGCTACGCCTACGAGGGCGGGCTGCTGGTGCGGGAGACGGACAGGACGGGCCTCTCCTTCCACTTCGAATACGACGGGCAGGGCCCGGACGCCTGGTGCGTGCGCACGTGGGGAGACGGCGGCATCTTCGACCACCGGCTGCGCTACGACAGGCAGGCCCACGTCACCGAGGTGACGGACTCGCTGGGCCACACCACCACGTACGAATCGGACGGGCGGGGCGTGGTGGTGAGGGAGGTGGACGCCCTGGGAGGGGAGAAGCGCAAGGAGTACGACGAGGCGCTGCGCCTGGTGTCGGAGACCGACGCGCTGGGCCGCGCCACCCTCTACGAGTACGACGCACGCGGCAACTGCACGAAGGTGGTGGGACCGGACGGGGCCTCGGTGGTGCTGCGCTACAACACCCACAACCTGCCCGAGGAGGCCACCGACGCCAACGGCGGCACCTGGCGCTGGCGCCATGACGTGCGCGGCCAGCTGCTGGAGGAGCTCAACCCGCTGGAGGAGACGCGGCGCTACGAGTACGCGGGCGGCCTGCGGGTGGCGGAGGTGGGGGCGGGCGGCGAGCGGACGGAGTACGGATACGACGCGCAGTGCAACCTCACCCGCGTCCGCCTGCCCACGGGAGGGCAGGTACGCCTGGAGTACGACCGCCGGGGCCGGAGGGTTTCCCTGCGAGACGCGCGCGGTGGCGGACAGCGGATGCAGTACGACCTGCTGGACAGGCCGGTGCGGGTGGAGGGGCCTGGGCGCGAGGAGTGGGAAGGCCGCTACGACGCGGAGGGCAACCTCCTGGAGGAGCGGGGCCCGCTGCGCCGGGTGAGCCTGGGCTACACGGGCTTCCACTGGCCCGCCTGGCGAGAGGAGGCCGGCACCCGCCTGAGCTGGCGCCATGACGCCGAGGGCCGGCTGGTGGAGGTGAAGAACGAAGTGGGTGAGCTGTACCGCTTCACCCGGGACGAGCTGGGGCGGGTGGTGCGCGAGGAGGGCTTCGACGGGGCGGCGTGGCACTACCAGTACGACGCGGCCGGGCAGTTGAGGCAGACCCTCCAGCCCAGCGGACGGACACGGCGCTTCGCCTACGACGAGGCCGGGCGGTTGACGCGGGTGGAGTACGGCGATGGCACCTTCCGCGCCTTCCGCTACCAGGCGGACGGGGCGCTGGTGGAGGCGGAGAACGAGTCGGGGAAGGTGACCCTGACGAGGGACGCGCTGGGACGGGTGGTGGCCGAGAAGCAGGCGGACGGGGAGGTGACGTCGCGCTACTCGCCTTCTGGCCACCGTGTGGAGGTGGAGAGCAGCCTGGGCGCGCACCAGAAGCTGTTGAGGGACGCGCTGGGGGCGGTAAGGGGGGTGACGTACACCTCACCCGGCAGGCCGGAGTGGGCGGTCCGCATGGAGCGGGACGCGGGCGGGCTGGAAGTGTCGCGGTGGATGCCGGGTGGGGTGGTGGCCACCTGGAAGCACGACGAGGCCGGCCTCCCCACGGAGCGGCGTACCCTCGTGGGCGGTGAGACGGTGGCCCAACGCACCTGGCGCTGGCGCCCCGAGGAGCAGGTGGCGTCCATGTCGGACGCGGCGCACGGCCACACCGAGTACCTCCATGACACCTGGGGACGGCTGGTGGGAGAGCGAAGGCCCGACGGAAGCCTCCAGCACCGGGCCATGGACGCGGTGGGAAACCTCTACCGCCACCCCGGGATGAAGGACAGGCGCTACGGCCCGGGTGGGCGTCTGCAGGAAGCGGACGGCACCCGCTACACCCATGACGCCGACGGCAACCTGACGGAGAAGCACACGCCCGAGGGCACCTGGCGCTATGGCTGGAATGGAGCGGGCCTGCTCTCCGAGGTGCGGCGGCCAGATGGGGTGCGCGTGCACCTGAAGTATGACGCACTGGCCCGGCGCACACGGAAGGTAGTGCTGGACGCGGAGGCGGATGGCCAGCCCGCCCCCGAGCGCGAGGTGCGCTTCGTCTGGGACGGGCACGTCCCCCTGCACGAGGTGGCCTCCGCCGAAGACGTCACCACCTGGCTGTTCGAGCCGGAGAGCTTCGCGCCATTGGCCAGAGAGGACGCCACGGGGCGCTATGCCGTAGTGACGGACCACCTGGGCGCTCCCTCCGAGCTGTATGACGAGTTGGGGCAGCTCGCCTGGCGGATGCAACTGGACACCTTCGGCGTGGGCAAGGCCGACGTGGCCCTGCGGCAGTGCCCCTGGCGTTCGCCGGGACAGTATGAAGACGAGGAGACGGGCCTCCTCTACAACCGCTTCCGCTACTACGATCCGTATGCTGGACGCTACATCAGCCAGGATCCCCTGGGACTGGCGGCTGGCCCCAGCCTCTACGGCTACCCCGAGGACCCGCTCTCCGCCGCGGATCCATTGGGCTTGACCTCGTGTAATCCCCGGCGCACTCACGGAAACAGTCACAACAGTCCGGCTCCAAACCACGTCTACGTCATCATCGATACTCAAACGGGGCGTTTGGTAAAACCGGGCATCAGCGGCCGTCCGCTCAATAAAAATGGAACTTCGCCGCGTGCCAACCAGCAGCTGAACGTACTCAATGCGAACCAACCTGGCCGATACAAGGCCGAGATTGTCGAGCAGGATGTATCCCGTTTGAGAGCCTTGGAAATAGAGCAGATGATTACAGACAAACATGCCGCGCGCAACGCGGGCAACATTCCTTCAACCTTTCACCGGCGGCCAGGCCCTCGGGTCTCGACTCGAGGACAATACGCCCGGACGTATGGAGAGTCTGATACAGTTTCACACGGTGGCCGGTATTGA
- a CDS encoding CapA family protein, with amino-acid sequence MRSRSLVLSVLALSALGGCATARGPSVAESESVSRSLPLDEGSAGSAPASAPATAAAPAPAAAAAPAPAADPHPSPLPAGEGASADSLYARGVEALKAKDAPAAIAAFSACTQAAPSRIDCHWELGWAYSVLNRWSEALTEWTSVQKLDPNYPDLEDALTQARGQSSLQQKLASADSQPAPRATPPKDARVRIRAVGDVMLGTDFPEGLLPPDDGASSLSAVYPLLRDADLTFVNLEGPLCDNGETKKCRRGGNCYAFRSPTRYGKYLAEAGVDLASTANNHSGDFGELCRRETEATLDALGIPWSGPAGSIATVQRNGLRIGMVAFHTSASCNHLNNTATATALVRQARQTHDLVLVSFHGGAEGAKALNIPKGRELFFGEDRGDLRLFTHAVIDAGADLVLGHGPHVVRAMEFYKDRLIVYSMGNFATYGSFNLKGPQGLGMVVDVELDSQGRFRSGRILPTKQEGRGIPVPDSAGEVIPLVRRLTSEDFPETGAVIGADGSISSRKGPIATGAQ; translated from the coding sequence ATGCGCTCCCGCTCTCTTGTGCTCTCCGTGCTCGCGCTCTCCGCCCTCGGCGGCTGCGCGACCGCTCGCGGCCCCTCCGTCGCCGAGTCCGAGTCCGTCTCCCGCTCCCTTCCCCTCGACGAGGGCTCCGCTGGCAGCGCTCCGGCTTCCGCTCCGGCGACTGCTGCTGCTCCCGCTCCGGCGGCGGCGGCGGCTCCCGCTCCGGCCGCTGACCCTCACCCCAGCCCTCTCCCAGCGGGAGAGGGAGCGTCCGCGGACTCGCTCTATGCCCGCGGCGTCGAGGCCCTCAAGGCCAAGGACGCCCCCGCCGCCATCGCCGCCTTCTCCGCCTGCACCCAGGCCGCCCCCTCCCGCATCGACTGCCACTGGGAGCTCGGCTGGGCCTACTCCGTCCTCAATCGCTGGTCCGAGGCCCTCACCGAGTGGACCTCGGTGCAGAAGCTCGATCCCAACTACCCGGACCTCGAGGACGCCCTCACCCAGGCCCGCGGCCAGTCCTCCCTCCAGCAGAAGCTCGCTTCCGCTGACTCCCAGCCCGCCCCCCGCGCCACTCCTCCCAAGGACGCCCGCGTCCGCATCCGCGCCGTCGGCGATGTGATGCTCGGCACCGACTTCCCCGAGGGCCTCCTCCCCCCGGATGACGGCGCCTCCAGCCTCTCCGCCGTCTACCCCCTCCTGCGCGACGCCGACCTCACCTTCGTCAACCTCGAGGGCCCCCTCTGCGACAACGGCGAGACCAAGAAGTGCCGCCGCGGTGGCAACTGCTACGCCTTCCGCTCCCCCACCCGCTACGGCAAGTACCTCGCCGAGGCCGGCGTGGACCTCGCCTCCACCGCCAACAACCACTCCGGTGACTTCGGCGAGCTCTGCCGCCGCGAGACCGAGGCCACCCTCGACGCCCTCGGCATCCCCTGGAGCGGCCCCGCCGGCTCCATCGCCACCGTCCAGCGCAATGGGCTGCGCATCGGCATGGTCGCCTTCCACACCTCGGCCTCCTGCAACCACCTCAACAACACCGCCACCGCCACCGCCCTCGTGCGCCAGGCCCGGCAGACTCACGACCTCGTCCTCGTCTCCTTCCACGGCGGCGCCGAGGGCGCCAAGGCCCTCAACATCCCCAAGGGCCGGGAGCTCTTCTTCGGCGAGGACCGCGGTGACTTGCGGCTCTTCACCCACGCCGTCATCGACGCCGGCGCCGACCTCGTCCTCGGCCACGGGCCCCACGTCGTGCGCGCCATGGAGTTCTACAAGGACCGCCTCATCGTCTACTCCATGGGCAACTTCGCCACCTACGGCTCCTTCAACCTCAAGGGCCCCCAGGGCCTCGGCATGGTCGTCGACGTGGAGCTCGACTCCCAGGGCCGCTTCCGCTCCGGCCGCATCCTCCCCACCAAGCAGGAGGGCAGGGGCATCCCCGTTCCCGACTCCGCTGGCGAGGTCATTCCCCTCGTGCGCCGCCTGACCTCCGAGGACTTCCCCGAGACCGGCGCCGTCATCGGCGCGGATGGCTCCATCTCCTCGCGCAAGGGCCCCATCGCCACGGGCGCGCAGTAG
- a CDS encoding DUF6531 domain-containing protein — MMPAVKHLDPVLGVDIHFIITPPGPVVPIPHPHIGIVFDPFDYLPIIGATVVVNGLPRAQAGTGGRTLPPHFPIGGVFAKPPGNENETFMGSSTVVVEDEPFTYMLLPVLSCQDIGMPSPPRKKGPSAKTLQLPTSIALSIPAGAPVIVGGPPTISMSGLMGKLAMAGLLKGLKKLRKLQKASRKMKALSHRIHRKAARVMKKAGLGPRARDRVHKAICTLTGHPVDVVTGRVVTEVTDWELPGPIPLRFTRHYSSSLGWRDTAMGYGWNHSLELAVWEEAGRVVYRAEDGREIEFDTTGLPRQRLEVGGSCTRPWTG, encoded by the coding sequence ATGATGCCAGCGGTGAAGCACCTGGATCCGGTGTTGGGCGTGGACATCCACTTCATCATCACTCCGCCCGGGCCGGTGGTGCCCATCCCCCACCCGCATATCGGAATCGTGTTCGATCCGTTCGACTACCTGCCCATCATCGGGGCGACGGTGGTGGTGAACGGGCTGCCGCGGGCGCAGGCGGGCACGGGCGGGCGCACGCTGCCGCCGCACTTCCCGATTGGAGGCGTCTTCGCCAAGCCCCCGGGCAACGAGAACGAGACGTTCATGGGCAGTTCCACCGTGGTGGTGGAGGACGAGCCCTTCACCTACATGCTGCTGCCGGTGCTCAGCTGTCAGGACATCGGCATGCCCTCGCCGCCGCGCAAGAAGGGGCCGAGCGCGAAGACGCTGCAGCTGCCCACCTCCATCGCGCTGTCCATTCCCGCGGGAGCGCCCGTCATCGTGGGAGGTCCGCCCACCATCTCCATGTCGGGCTTGATGGGGAAGCTGGCGATGGCGGGCCTGCTCAAGGGCCTGAAGAAGCTGCGCAAGCTGCAGAAGGCCAGCCGGAAGATGAAGGCCCTGTCCCATCGCATCCACCGCAAGGCGGCACGGGTGATGAAAAAGGCGGGGCTGGGCCCTCGCGCTCGCGACAGGGTCCACAAGGCCATCTGCACGCTGACGGGCCATCCGGTGGACGTGGTGACGGGGCGGGTGGTGACGGAGGTGACGGACTGGGAGTTGCCGGGGCCCATTCCGCTGCGCTTCACGCGCCACTACTCCTCCAGCCTGGGGTGGCGGGACACGGCGATGGGGTACGGGTGGAATCACTCGCTGGAGCTCGCCGTCTGGGAGGAAGCGGGGCGGGTGGTGTACCGGGCGGAGGATGGGCGGGAGATTGAGTTCGACACCACGGGGCTTCCCCGGCAGCGGCTGGAGGTGGGGGGGAGCTGTACGCGTCCATGGACCGGCTGA
- a CDS encoding DUF4365 domain-containing protein gives MDINQRKEKFGEAYLRAVAAVAGFTLYKPEVDDDSVDWGIAARGTKLFRRRPRVELQLKCTATDVLRDEELHYDLSVRNYEHLRERRLLVPRILVVVRLPTDIGHWLEQTERELALRHCAYWVSLHGREPTANTRTVRIALPRLQVLSVEELRMLMATINLGDSP, from the coding sequence ATGGACATCAACCAGCGCAAGGAGAAGTTCGGCGAGGCCTACCTGCGCGCCGTGGCCGCCGTGGCGGGCTTCACGCTGTACAAGCCCGAGGTCGACGACGACAGCGTGGACTGGGGCATCGCGGCACGAGGTACGAAGCTGTTTCGCCGCCGGCCCCGCGTCGAGCTGCAGCTCAAGTGCACCGCCACCGACGTCCTTCGTGACGAGGAGCTCCACTACGACTTGAGCGTGCGCAACTACGAGCACCTCCGGGAGAGGAGGCTGCTGGTGCCACGGATTCTCGTCGTGGTCCGCCTTCCCACGGACATCGGACACTGGCTCGAGCAGACGGAGCGGGAGCTCGCCCTGCGGCACTGTGCCTACTGGGTGTCTCTCCACGGGCGAGAGCCGACGGCCAACACCCGGACCGTCCGGATCGCCCTCCCGCGGCTCCAGGTACTGAGCGTGGAGGAGCTTCGCATGCTGATGGCCACCATCAACCTCGGGGACAGCCCATGA
- a CDS encoding MFS transporter: MDVSSELQPAALPGSARRMATSAVLLGLVVSAFETTVVTSAMPTLTRELGGQHLYSWVFSSYLFASTLGILLFGKLADHLGRKPVFSAGMGLFLLGSVLCGFSQSVPALIAFRLVQGLGAGALQPTTMTISADLYTLRERAAVQGLFTGAWGAATVVGPLIGGWLVTYASWRWVFLVNVPVGLLALALLHASYRDPARSSSSRVEVRGPALTGVSLGLLLFALERGGSSALRLSLALAACVGLAAVVRQQRSSPSPLVPLALLRDRTVLCGVLGGVLGGALLYTTTALVPLWMTGREGHTPLMAGLALVPLLGGWACGSTFGVRVFLRGGLRASAGGGFALCLGGACLLALAVSRDWGTPAAFIGLGLMGLGLGPAASTSLLGPQTRAPWHHRGMVTSAIYATRMLGGSFTLAALELVPPGFPVRFALVASLAGAAALSLALFAPGRVVTEAGAPS, encoded by the coding sequence ATGGACGTCTCCTCCGAGCTTCAGCCCGCCGCCCTCCCCGGCTCCGCCCGGCGCATGGCCACCTCCGCCGTGCTGCTCGGCCTCGTCGTCTCCGCCTTCGAGACCACCGTCGTCACCAGCGCCATGCCCACCCTCACCCGGGAGCTCGGCGGCCAGCACCTCTACTCCTGGGTCTTCTCCTCCTACCTCTTCGCCTCCACCCTTGGCATCCTCCTCTTCGGCAAGCTCGCCGATCACCTCGGCCGCAAGCCCGTCTTCTCCGCCGGCATGGGCCTCTTCCTCCTCGGCTCCGTCCTCTGCGGCTTCTCCCAGTCCGTCCCCGCCCTCATCGCCTTCCGTCTCGTGCAGGGGCTCGGCGCCGGTGCGCTCCAGCCCACCACCATGACCATCAGCGCCGACCTCTACACCCTGCGCGAGCGCGCCGCCGTCCAGGGCCTCTTCACCGGCGCCTGGGGCGCCGCCACCGTCGTCGGGCCCCTCATCGGCGGCTGGCTCGTCACGTACGCCTCCTGGCGTTGGGTCTTCCTCGTCAACGTCCCCGTCGGCCTGCTCGCGCTCGCCCTGCTCCACGCCTCCTACCGCGACCCCGCCCGCTCCTCCTCCTCCCGCGTCGAGGTCCGCGGGCCCGCCCTCACCGGCGTCTCCCTCGGGCTGCTCCTCTTCGCCCTCGAGCGCGGTGGCTCCTCCGCCCTCCGCCTGTCCCTCGCCCTCGCCGCGTGCGTGGGGCTCGCCGCCGTCGTGCGCCAGCAGCGCTCCTCTCCCTCCCCGCTCGTCCCCCTGGCCCTCCTGCGCGATCGCACCGTCCTCTGTGGCGTGCTCGGCGGCGTGCTCGGTGGCGCCCTCCTCTACACCACCACCGCCCTCGTCCCCCTGTGGATGACCGGGCGCGAGGGCCACACCCCCCTCATGGCCGGGCTCGCCCTGGTGCCGCTGCTCGGTGGATGGGCCTGTGGCTCCACCTTCGGCGTCCGCGTCTTCCTGCGCGGCGGCCTCCGCGCCAGCGCCGGAGGGGGTTTCGCCCTCTGTCTGGGTGGCGCCTGCCTGCTCGCACTCGCCGTCTCCCGGGACTGGGGCACCCCCGCCGCCTTCATCGGCCTCGGGCTGATGGGACTGGGCCTCGGGCCCGCCGCCTCCACCTCCCTGCTCGGGCCCCAGACGCGCGCTCCCTGGCACCACCGCGGCATGGTCACCAGCGCCATCTACGCCACCCGGATGCTCGGCGGCTCCTTCACCCTCGCCGCCCTGGAGCTCGTCCCCCCGGGCTTCCCCGTGCGCTTCGCCCTCGTCGCCTCGCTCGCCGGTGCCGCCGCCCTGTCGCTCGCCCTCTTCGCCCCCGGCCGCGTCGTCACCGAGGCCGGCGCTCCCTCCTGA
- a CDS encoding winged helix-turn-helix domain-containing protein: MPKPTLPPAVTLPTDEARAWLVSHLGLATSSWPQGAEGVRALLLHLRHIQLDPLDVIGTNADLVALARVDGLAKGDVYRHLYPGHAFEHWAKERCLLPASAFPHYRERSLETPWWGLATRLARLPEKVLGAVLEELEARGPLTAAELTDHGAVQPLDWSGWKGTGKASSMALEVLWTRCEIVVCGRGPGGKRYDVPHRALPDVARAHAGHTSDESFARWALTERVEAAGLLSRASGPHWSTLSPVRTSPLPDAMVREGVLEEVALPGSPRRYLAPAGFRSRPVTAPDERMRILGPLDPLLWDRGLVNQLFGFEYVWEVYKPEERRRWGWYVCPLLHRGQLVGRLEARVQEGVLRVEKLWREKGVKLDDAALDEALARHARACGAVKVRRPRARVG; this comes from the coding sequence ATGCCCAAGCCGACCCTTCCCCCCGCGGTGACGCTCCCCACCGATGAGGCACGCGCCTGGCTCGTCAGCCACCTCGGGCTGGCCACGTCCTCCTGGCCCCAGGGCGCCGAGGGCGTGCGCGCGCTGCTACTCCACCTGCGCCACATCCAGTTGGATCCGCTCGACGTCATCGGCACCAACGCGGACCTCGTGGCGCTCGCGCGCGTGGACGGCCTCGCCAAGGGAGACGTGTACCGCCACCTCTACCCCGGCCACGCCTTCGAGCACTGGGCCAAGGAGCGCTGCCTGCTGCCCGCCAGCGCCTTCCCCCACTACCGCGAGCGCTCCCTGGAAACCCCCTGGTGGGGCCTCGCCACGCGGCTGGCACGGCTGCCCGAAAAGGTACTCGGCGCCGTGCTCGAGGAGCTCGAGGCCCGGGGCCCCCTCACCGCCGCGGAGCTGACCGACCACGGCGCGGTGCAGCCGCTCGACTGGAGCGGGTGGAAGGGCACGGGCAAGGCCTCCTCCATGGCGCTCGAGGTGCTGTGGACACGCTGTGAGATCGTCGTGTGTGGCCGTGGCCCGGGTGGCAAGCGCTATGACGTGCCACACCGCGCCCTCCCGGACGTGGCGCGAGCCCACGCCGGCCATACCAGTGACGAGAGCTTCGCGCGCTGGGCCCTCACCGAGCGCGTGGAGGCCGCGGGCCTGCTCTCGCGCGCGAGCGGCCCGCACTGGTCCACCCTGTCACCGGTGCGCACCTCGCCGCTGCCGGACGCCATGGTGCGCGAGGGCGTGTTGGAAGAGGTGGCACTGCCCGGCTCACCCCGGCGCTACCTGGCTCCCGCGGGCTTCCGCTCGCGGCCGGTGACGGCGCCGGACGAGCGGATGCGGATACTGGGCCCCCTGGATCCCCTGCTGTGGGACCGGGGACTGGTGAACCAGCTCTTCGGCTTCGAGTACGTGTGGGAGGTGTACAAGCCCGAGGAGCGGCGCCGCTGGGGCTGGTACGTGTGCCCCCTGTTGCACCGGGGCCAGCTGGTGGGAAGGCTGGAGGCGCGCGTGCAGGAGGGCGTGCTGCGTGTGGAGAAGTTGTGGAGGGAAAAGGGCGTGAAGCTGGACGACGCGGCGCTCGACGAAGCCCTGGCACGCCATGCACGGGCATGCGGCGCGGTGAAGGTGCGCCGGCCCCGGGCACGGGTGGGCTGA
- a CDS encoding LysR family transcriptional regulator yields MNTEQLKAFVQVAREGRLTVAARQLGVSQPGLSRQLQALETELGVRLLVRTPGGAVLTDAGERFLPHARRALEALAAGTAELGALTTTPRGTVALGTLQSVGTYLLPELVRAFKDHYPEVLPRLSEGTHEELEARVAGGALDLCIVNLPMRRVDLVAQKLWEEELVLAVPRGHRLTKLKRPVALAEVVEEPLVVIPGMAGTHALEAACEARGLKPRVAVEMDNAEGLRRMVERGLGVALLPGLMARDHASRGFDVVEVEKGGPRRQVALVHRGEEYLTAAARALKTFIVDSLRRSRP; encoded by the coding sequence ATGAACACGGAACAGCTCAAGGCCTTCGTGCAGGTGGCACGAGAGGGCCGCCTCACGGTGGCGGCGAGACAACTCGGGGTGTCGCAACCGGGGCTGTCGAGACAGCTGCAGGCGTTGGAGACGGAGCTGGGGGTGCGGTTGCTGGTGAGGACACCGGGAGGGGCGGTGCTGACGGACGCGGGGGAGCGCTTCCTGCCGCACGCGAGGCGGGCGTTGGAGGCACTGGCGGCGGGGACGGCGGAGCTGGGAGCGCTGACGACGACGCCGCGGGGCACGGTGGCGTTGGGGACGCTGCAGTCGGTGGGGACGTACCTGTTGCCGGAGCTGGTGCGGGCCTTCAAGGACCACTACCCGGAGGTGCTGCCGAGACTGAGCGAGGGGACGCACGAGGAGCTGGAGGCCCGGGTGGCGGGGGGTGCGCTGGACCTGTGCATCGTGAATCTGCCGATGAGGCGGGTGGACCTGGTGGCGCAGAAGCTGTGGGAGGAGGAGCTGGTGCTGGCGGTGCCGCGAGGGCATCGGCTGACGAAGCTGAAGAGGCCGGTGGCGCTGGCGGAGGTGGTGGAGGAGCCGCTGGTGGTGATTCCGGGCATGGCGGGCACGCACGCGCTGGAGGCGGCGTGCGAGGCACGAGGGCTGAAGCCGAGGGTGGCGGTGGAGATGGACAACGCCGAGGGGCTGAGGCGGATGGTGGAGCGGGGGCTGGGGGTGGCGTTGCTACCGGGGCTGATGGCGCGAGACCATGCGTCGCGAGGCTTCGACGTGGTGGAGGTGGAGAAGGGAGGCCCGAGGCGGCAGGTGGCGCTGGTGCACCGGGGCGAGGAGTACCTCACGGCGGCGGCACGGGCGCTGAAGACCTTCATCGTGGACTCGCTGCGCCGGTCCAGACCTTAA